A section of the Triplophysa rosa unplaced genomic scaffold, Trosa_1v2 scaffold74_ERROPOS1015064, whole genome shotgun sequence genome encodes:
- the LOC130551167 gene encoding ankyrin repeat domain-containing protein SOWAHC-like, producing MGNSSTITRRKSEQKINQTQESDNDTRPEISAEVSDGILSDSSCSSEVKTPGASGRLTHNLTDEYQSDSISNTPENFDEDFTSGSPQIRRFYVSGRCPRVDDELAPVTLEPMEHEWMMCASDGQWESLHRLLVSDPTLITRKDFVTGFTCLHWAAKLGKHELIARLVNFAQEQQVSMNINARSSAGYTPLHLAAMHAHIEVVKLLVGAFGADIEARDYNGKRACQYLKNDIAQNILDIMGAFVETDAENADPGDATRWRLSRVLQANRRPLKAQNHSNGQEESESVVLTKHKSFPRKSSFSNKKPGFRKIRSRTQIIHSTSVFDRFEKEENVNPLRPKSSLFE from the coding sequence ATGGGCAATTCAAGCACGATAACACGGCGAAAatcagagcaaaaaataaacCAGACACAAGAGTCAGATAACGATACAAGACCTGAGATTTCTGCAGAAGTATCAGACGGGATTTTGTCTGATTCGTCATGTTCAAGTGAAGTGAAGACACCGGGAGCATCTGGACGTCTGACCCATAATCTGACAGATGAATATCAGTCGGACTCCATCAGTAACACTCCAGAAAACTTCGACGAGGATTTCACGAGCGGCTCGCCGCAGATTCGTCGCTTTTATGTCTCCGGTAGATGTCCGCGCGTCGATGACGAGCTCGCGCCAGTGACGCTCGAGCCCATGGAACACGAGTGGATGATGTGCGCGTCTGACGGACAGTGGGAGAGTCTCCACCGGCTGCTCGTCAGCGATCCCACCCTCATTACTAGAAAAGACTTCGTAACAGGATTCACCTGTCTGCACTGGGCCGCAAAGCTAGGCAAACACGAACTGATTGCGAGGCTCGTCAACTTTGCACAAGAACAACAAGTGTCTATGAACATCAACGCGCGCTCCAGCGCGGGTTACACGCCTCTGCATTTGGCGGCGATGCACGCTCATATTGAGGTGGTGAAATTATTAGTCGGAGCTTTTGGGGCCGACATAGAGGCTCGAGATTACAACGGTAAAAGAGCGTGTCAGTACCTGAAGAACGACATTGCGCAAAACATTCTTGACATCATGGGCGCGTTTGTAGAAACTGACGCAGAAAACGCGGATCCTGGGGACGCGACTCGCTGGAGACTGTCGAGAGTTCTTCAGGCCAATCGGAGACCTCTTAAAGCCCAAAACCACTCCAACGGCCAAGAGGAAAGCGAAAGCGTCGTGTTGACCAAACACAAGTCTTTCCCCAGGAAATCTTCCTTTAGTAACAAGAAACCCGGTTTTCGTAAAATCCGCTCGAGGACTCAGATAATCCACAGCACATCTGTCTTTGACAGGTTTGAGAAAGAAGAGAATGTAAATCCATTAAGACCCAAATCCAGCCTCTTTGAGTGA